In Solanum stenotomum isolate F172 chromosome 6, ASM1918654v1, whole genome shotgun sequence, one DNA window encodes the following:
- the LOC125868235 gene encoding glutathione hydrolase 1-like produces the protein MNITSLLMSKWPCFRFLFLLALLLVISGTSTSLPYDRLEVIKANRGVVATDDGRCSRIGRDVLREGGHAVDAAVAAAFCLGVVSPASSGIGGGAFMLIRSTDGKAQAFDMRENAPKKAFKNMYAQNGALKSSGVLSIAVPGEIAGLYSAWKQYGKLPWRRLVRPAAHLAHSGFKISPYLHMQMLRSESDIMADKGLHDLFTSNGSLLRIGDICYNKQLGKTLRALSAFGIRPFYNGSIGVKLIKDIRKSGGILTMEDLQQYQVRIREPIVADVMGFQIIGMPPPSSGGSAMVLILNILAQYGFPMEGPSSLFIHRQIEALKHAFAVRMNLGDPDFVNVKNVVNDMLSTEFAKQLKKTIYDNMTFSANHYGGKWNQINDHGTSHMSIVDSERNAVSMTSTVNAYFGAKYLSPSTGIVLNNEMDDFSIPAKRSENVPPPAPANFIHPGKRPLSSMTPTIVLKGGQLRAVVGASGGGMIIAGTTEVFLNHFARGMDPFSSVMAPRYYHQLIPNRLQYENWTVVTGDHVEAPAKIRAALQKKGHVLQSIAGGTICQFVVQEFKSSKLGELVAVSDPRKGGFPAGF, from the exons ATGAACATCACTT CTCTGTTGATGTCAAAGTGGCCTTGCTTTAGATTTCTGTTTCTGTTGGCATTGTTGTTGGTGATATCTGGAACAAGTACGAGTTTACCCTATGATAGACTCGAGGTGATAAAGGCAAATCGTGGTGTCGTTGCCACTGATGATGGACGATGCTCGAGGATTGGAAGAGATGTTCTGAGAGAAGGAGGCCACGCTGTGGATGCAGCGGTTGCTGCAGCATTTTGCTTGGGAGTTGTTAGTCCGGCGTCTAGTGGCATTGGTGGAGGTGCATTCATGCTAATAAGATCAACAGATGGAAAAGCACAAGCCTTTGATATGAGAGAAAATGCTCCTAAGAAAGCCtttaag AATATGTATGCACAAAATGGTGCTCTAAAATCTAGCGGAGTTCTTTCAATAGCAGTTCCAGGAGAAATTGCTGGCCTTTACAGCGCGTGGAAACAATATGGGAAGCTTCCATGGAGAAGGCTTGTGAGGCCAGCTGCACATTTAGCTCATAGCGGGTTCAAGATTTCTCCGTATCTTCACATGCAAATGCTCAGAAGTGAATCAGATATAATGGCTGATAAGGGACTTCATGACTTGTTCACTTCAAATGGCAGCCTTTTGCGGATAGGAGATATATGTTATAACAAACAGCTAGGGAAAACACTAAGAGCACTTTCCGCGTTTGGAATAAGACCATTTTACAATGGATCGATTGGGGTCAAATTGATCAAGGATATAAGAAAATCCGGAGGCATATTAACAATGGAAGACTTGCAGCAGTATCAAGTTCGTATAAGAGAACCTATCGTTGCAGACGTGATGGGATTTCAGATAATTGGTATGCCACCTCCTTCATCAGGAGGCTCTGCAATGGTGCTA ATACTGAACATTCTTGCACAATATGGATTTCCAATGGAAGGTCCGAGCTCCCTTTTTATTCATCGACAAATTGAAGCCTTGAAACATGCATTTGCAGTGAGGATGAACCTCGGTGATCCAGATTTTGTTAACGTTAAAAATGTCGTAAATGATATGCTGTCAACAGAATTTGCAAAACAGTTGAAGAAGACCATATATGACAACATGACTTTCAGTGCCAATCACTATGGTGGCAA GTGGAATCAGATTAATGATCATGGTACCAGCCACATGTCCATTGTGGACAGTGAACGAAATGCTGTATCGATGACTAGCACTGTAAATGCTTACTTCGGTGCTAAGTATCTCTCACCGAGTACTGGGATAGTTCTTAACAATGAAATGGATGACTTCTCCATTCCTGCAAAACGTTCCGAGAATGTTCCACCACCAGCACCTGCAAATTTTATCCATCCAGGCAAAAGGCCATTGTCATCAATGACACCTACAATTGTTCTCAAG GGCGGACAATTGAGAGCTGTTGTTGGTGCAAGTGGAGGAGGAATGATCATTGCTGGTACAACTGAGGTTTTTCTGAATCATTTTGCAAGGGGAATGGATCCCTTCTCTTCTGTAATGGCTCCAAGATATTACCATCAG TTGATTCCGAATAGGTTACAATACGAGAACTGGACAGTCGTGACAGGTGATCACGTAGAGGCTCCAGCGAAAATAAGGGCTGCCCTTCAAAAGAAGGGACATGTCCTACAAAGTATTGCTGGAGGGACAATCTGTCAATTTGTTGTTCAAGAATTCAAGTCATCCAAGTTAGGGGAGCTTGTAGCTGTAAGTGATCCGAGGAAGGGCGGATTTCCTGCTGGATTTTAG
- the LOC125867186 gene encoding uncharacterized protein LOC125867186: protein MGVGCRCCVKDGLGRQLQGRLYKRDHLALPGGITGPWKQVWRCNIPAKVKRFPWLVCIRACLTQEKLKRRRVQSVSRCFFYNEKKAAISATWLFFSAIPTLLAFRRAAESLEKLMDVTREELPDTMAAVRLSGMEISDLTMELSDIGQGLTQGVRSSTRAVRLAEERLRQFSSTPQSATVQGLLVPMETRTAGPALAKKARDLREGIVKGRQVLQMLFTLTRYSRTVFNFFKSREKT from the exons ATGGGGGTAGGTTGCAGGTGTTGTGTTAAGGATGGGTTAGGTAGGCAGTTGCAAG GAAGACTCTACAAAAGAGATCATCTGGCACTACCTGGGGGCATTACTGGTCCTTGGAAACAAGTTTGGAGATGTAATATTCCAGCCAAGGTGAAGCGCTTCCCGTGGTTGGTCTGTATAAGAGCATGTTTAACTCAGGAGAAGCTGAAAAGGAGGAGAGTCCAGAGTGTTTCTAGATGCTTTTTCTACAATGAAAAGAAG GCTGCAATTTCTGCAACCTGGCTGTTTTTTTCTGCAATTCCAACTCTTCTG GCTTTTAGGCGAGCTGCAGAGTCACTAGAGAAGTTAATGGATGTTACTAGAGAGGAGCTTCCTGACACTATGGCTGCAGTTCGACTCTCTGGTATGGAGATCAGTGACCTAACTATGGAGCTCAGTGACAttgg CCAAGGATTAACACAAGGTGTTAGAAGCTCAACTCGAGCTGTCCGTTTAGCAGAGGAAAGATTGCGACAGTTTTCAAGCACGCCTCAATCAG CAACCGTGCAGGGTCTACTAGTCCCAATGGAGACCAGGACAGCAGGACCAGCTTTAGCAAAAAAGGCGAGGGACCTAAGGGAAGGGATAGTTAAAGGTCGTCAAGTTTTACAAATGCTTTTCACCCTCACCCGGTATTCCAGGACAGtcttcaatttcttcaaatCCAGGGAAAAGACATAG
- the LOC125867814 gene encoding protein MIZU-KUSSEI 1-like, with product MDQAEPPPPPPQSSSTPRTSVSSTSSSSIPAPTTTTPPLSLLEPVSSTKKKNRTRVFRVFRNVFRSFPIITPACRLPSLPGGRLPDSNSRIIAGSRITGTLFGYRKGRVSLSIQENPRNLPTVVVELALQTNVLQKEMNLGMVRIALECEKRDKKEKINLLEEPLWTMYCNGKKNGYGVKRESTEEDLNVMEILKPVSMGAGVLPGKSDVEGPDGEMTYMRAHFERVVKSKDAETLYMLSPDANDGPELSIFFVRI from the exons ATGGATCAGGCCgaaccaccaccaccaccaccacaatCATCATCAACGCCAAGAACGAGCGTATCATCAACGTCTTCTTCCTCAATACCGgctccaacaacaacaactccGCCATTATCCCTTCTTGAACCGGTTAGctcaaccaagaaaaaaaaccGGACTAGGGTTTTTCGAGTTTTTCGTAACGTTTTTCGATCGTTCCCGATTATTACACCGGCATGCAGACTCCCTTCTCTACCCGGTGGTCGGTTACCGGATAGTAACAGCCGGATAATAGCCGGTTCAAGAATCACTGGAACGTTGTTCGGATATCGAAAAGGACGTGTTAGTCTTTCCATTCAAGAAAACCCTAGGAATCTTCCTACCGTTGTTGTTGAACTTGCTTTGCAAACAAATGTTTTGCAGAAGGAAATGAATCTAGGCatg GTAAGGATTGCATTAGAATGTGAGAAAAGGGACAAAAAGGAGAAGATAAATCTTCTTGAAGAACCATTATGGACAATGTATTGTAATGGTAAAAAAAATGGTTATGGTGTTAAAAGAGAATCCACAGAAGAAGATCTTAATGTGATGGAGATTCTTAAACCGGTGTCGATGGGCGCCGGAGTTTTGCCCGGAAAATCTGACGTGGAAGGACCGGACGGTGAGATGACATACATGAGGGCACATTTTGAACGTGTGGTTAAATCAAAGGATGCTGAAACCCTATATATGTTGAGTCCAGATGCAAATGATGGACCTGAATTGAGTATTTTCTTTGtaagaatataa